Proteins found in one Gemmatimonadota bacterium genomic segment:
- the tpiA gene encoding triose-phosphate isomerase: MSRAVVVAGNWKMNHAPAAAAAFFKGLPDLSGARAEVLVFPPTLSFAAAREAAPDRIALGVQNVHWEASGAFTGEVSADMAVEAGATHALVGHSERRHLFGETDEDVARKTQRILDTGLVPVVCVGETLEERRAGRVEQVILGQLDAVLDAFRSAPEARVRVAYEPVWAIGTGETATPGDAQAAHAALRRHLRAALGTERADAVPLLYGGSVKPDNAAELLAEADVDGLLVGGASLKPTDFARIVEAGG, translated from the coding sequence ATGAGCCGCGCGGTGGTGGTGGCCGGAAACTGGAAGATGAACCATGCGCCTGCGGCCGCGGCGGCGTTCTTCAAGGGGTTGCCCGACCTGTCCGGCGCCCGCGCGGAGGTCCTGGTCTTTCCACCCACCCTCAGCTTCGCCGCGGCCCGCGAGGCCGCCCCCGACCGGATCGCCCTGGGCGTGCAGAACGTCCATTGGGAGGCATCGGGCGCGTTCACCGGGGAGGTGTCGGCCGACATGGCGGTGGAGGCCGGCGCCACGCACGCGCTGGTGGGTCATTCCGAACGTCGCCACCTGTTCGGCGAGACGGACGAGGACGTGGCCCGCAAGACCCAGCGGATCCTCGACACCGGGCTCGTGCCTGTCGTTTGCGTGGGAGAGACCCTCGAGGAGCGCCGGGCCGGGCGGGTGGAGCAGGTGATCCTGGGCCAGCTGGACGCGGTGCTGGACGCCTTCCGGAGCGCCCCCGAGGCGCGGGTGCGGGTGGCCTACGAGCCCGTCTGGGCCATCGGGACGGGCGAGACCGCCACCCCCGGGGATGCCCAGGCCGCGCATGCGGCGTTGCGCCGCCACCTGCGCGCGGCCCTCGGCACCGAGCGCGCCGACGCCGTGCCCCTGCTGTATGGAGGCAGCGTCAAGCCGGACAACGCCGCCGAGCTCCTGGCCGAAGCGGACGTGGACGGGCTGTTGGTGGGCGGCGCCAGCCTGAAGCCCACGGACTTCGCCCGCATCGTCGAGGCGGGCGGCTGA